The DNA sequence gagactctactgtattattgacacaacgacattgtatgacacagcaaacaagatagatatgctggatttcgtatcccaaaatcacaagtcaaacacttcccaagtggctaggattgtgtgatgtattttcggatgatgcatgcagatcccagtagggtggccttttgcaattgggttattattattattattattattattattattattattattattattattattatttctgaaatatCCTCATTATAATTTCTTCCCTTCCTACTGGAACCACCTTTCCTGATTTTCATGTGCAACAGAGTCCTCCGGGGGAtggttttttttgctttttttatattttaaattgccttTCTTAAGGAGTTCAAGCATAGCTAATGCTGCCAACAACAGCTAATTTATTATTGGCTACAATGATGATTAttaatactgtatttataaataattGCTCAAGTGTGTGGGAAGGATCAAATGTTAGAAAAGCAATCCTCTGCTATTTTACCAACAAACTGCAAGTACAgttcccttcacatttgcagtttcGATTactcatagatttgattaaaatgttttctctaagaATCTTGCAGTCCTCTGGTGTGACCCTACAGTCAGCTTCCTCTGGACATGATGGAGGATGTAGAGATCACTAGAGAAAACACCTCTGGAAATTTCTTAACTctttcagtgtgattctatggtcagcttccagaggaagtcatagaatcatagagttggaagagacctcgtgggctatccagtccaaccccctgtcaagaagcaggaaaatcgcattcaaagcacccctgacagatgaccatccagtttctgctgaaaaacctccaaagaaggagcttccaccacagcccggggagagagttccacttccaaacagccctcacagtgaggaagttcttcctgatgttcaggtggaatctcctttcctgtagtttgaagccattgttccatgtcctagtctgcagggcagcagaaaacaagcttgctccttcctccctatgactttccttcacgtatttatacatggctatcatgtctctgtaGAATATTTTTGGAAGACCTAAAAATTCATAGAAAGGTGTCCTCTCAAGTACAAAGTACAAGGGCAAAGATAATGGATTAGTATAAGTAAACCAGTTTAATCCAGATAAGAGAGATGCTCCAACATGGTTACTCCTAATAATAGCTTTCTCAGGTCTCATGGAACACTGCTTTCTATTAGCATCCAGGTGACTGTCTACACTATCTGCTGCGCTTATCTGCATCCAGCATAGAAACTGAACATGAAGGGAGTACAAAGAAGTCCTCTCCATGATTTGAACAAACGAA is a window from the Anolis carolinensis isolate JA03-04 chromosome 3, rAnoCar3.1.pri, whole genome shotgun sequence genome containing:
- the vstm5 gene encoding V-set and transmembrane domain-containing protein 5 isoform X1, encoding MRPLACLQACRQGIPLGVMTFCLMAVWTFQAQGQEVSLRVSQPNVNTTVEKDILLSIAYTCESIPIIEWKHTSPRGTVKIAEWKPESYTNISRGFEDRVNVYENGSLQLLKVDLRDSGYYLVTVRDEFGITVYGTILLNVYGMKMIFCRMLKHFYSLWSGKLKSYIFGLQFAIIHSYNGHSFVQIMERTSLYSLHVQFLCWMQISAADSVDSHLDANRKQCSMRPEKAIIRSNHVGASLLSGLNWFTYTNPLSLPLYFVLERTPFYEFLGLPKIFYRDMIAMYKYVKESHREEGASLFSAALQTRTWNNGFKLQERRFHLNIRKNFLTVRAVWKWNSLPGLWWKLLLWRFFSRNWMVICQGCFECDFPAS